AGATGCAGGACACTGTCCCGAGGCCAGAGAAGAAAGATGGCAAAGACTACTGGTCCCTTGGAGGTGTACCTGAGGGAGCAGGAGGTCAGCAGGTGAAGGGCACCAGACACAAACCTGACCCTTCCAGACAGCACAAGAACACTGTCTTGCCTTCTGTCACCACACAGGGCTCATCTACTTTCCCTGACTCCAAAATTTATCACTTTGGACCCAACATCAGCCACTCAACTCTGGCTGATGAAACCCAAAGTCCATGTGTGCAAATGTTGTTGTCAGCCTGTCCTGGCCTCATCCTGATCCCTGCTCTACATTTCTGGGCTGAACACActggaggaaataaaaacaactcCATTTTGTAGGCATTTCTGGCCAGGACCACTAAAACAGTCCTGACAGCCACATCAtggacatttttaaaatgaagggttggtttttttttcctgctgaagaaAGATGGTTGAAATCCCAATGGCAACACTAGAGGGTATACCAAATTTAGGAAAAGATAAGAAATAAACATCAGCTCAGCTGGTCTGAGCAGCAGAATCCTTACCAGACCGTGTCTGTGGTGTTCTCCATCTGCACCCTCCAAGGCTGGGATTCATAAATGGCCTCCCCATTGGTCTCCAGCCACCTCCCAAGGGCCAGGAGTCTTTCTTGGAAGATGGGGACAATCACCCCTTCTTTTGTAGGTCCTACATTGAGGAGGTAGTTGCCACCCAAACTCACAGTCTGCACCAGCTCCTGTGGCAGATAAAGCAAGGTAACAAACTACATTATCTTCACCACAGACAACACAGAAACTGAGGGGTTCCATCCTCATCAGCTGCTCCAGAAGCCTCTAATTCCCAGCAATCCTCCCCCAGGCTATTCTGATTTCAGGTTTCTCACCTCAATCACACTCATTACATCCATCACCTCGGCGAGGCTCATGTTGCTGCGGTAGCCCCAGGAGAGCTTGTCCAGGGAGGAGCACATCTCCCACTTGTGGTCTGGCAGGGTGCCTGGCCTGTACTTGTCAGCACAGTTGTAGAAACCCCCATGgcggcaggagcagccccgaCCCCAGCGATCGTTGACAACCACGGTGtcctgggagaagggaaacagCTCAGGGCACAGAACCTTTTGTTCTTGGGCAGTCACCCCCCTCAGGAAGCACCTAAAAATTCCCTGGGTGATGGAAACCCTTCTGAGAAGGCTGaatccctccctctgctcactCAGGGAGGAGCTGAGGCAACAAAGCTCCAAGCCTGAGCCTCCCACAGGTATCCTGCTAAGGGCAGTGGAGctttcacagcagcacagcctttaTTCTTTTTGTCAGGGAATAAAACACATTTGGCAAATGGCAAGGATCTGGTTTGATCACACATCCCACCTTTTCCTGCCCTTCCACACCCACCCAATGCCACGAGGGGCAGCAGTACCTTGACAGGGCTGTCGTTATAGAGCCAGGCAAGGAAAGAGGTGGAATTCCAGTAGGAATCTGGAGCTTCCCAGTCTCCATCTGACCAAATCAGATCTGGTTTGTATCTGAGGGAGATAGATGTTGTTTCAAAATGGTTTATCTGCTCCTGCCACACTGTTTCTTGGGTATGGAGTTGTTTCACCTCCCTTTCCCACTGACTGACATCACCAGGAGGTTTTTGCTTTATCTTCTGCTTCACACAAAGCTCTAAGGGAGGTTCTTGCAGCAGCAAAGAACAAGGTGTTGATCCACAGCTCAAGAGAGGGTGCAGTTCTTCCAAAACCCCAGAATTTGGCACCTCAAAGGAGATTATGAGACATATTCTTGAGCTGACACAACGACCCACAAGCCCAAGCTTTGTATTTTTGTCAGCAAGGGGAAGCAAGGCAAGGATGCAAATTCACAGTGAAATCACTCTTCTATTCCACTAAATACTGAACAGTTTGTTCCACTTCCAGCCACCCTGCACAAAAGCAGGATTAAGGGAAATTGtttttgcaggaaaaatttGTCCCTGCCTTATTCTACAGATTAGACCTTCCACAGGGCAAAAGTGAACCCCTTTTCTAATTAACACAAAATCATTACTGGTTTAACATATTTCTCTTCTTTGCACCTTTCTCTACAGAAATTAAACCAGGAAATGCTGGTGATTCTGAGTGGATTGTGGCTCTTACTTTAAGACAAGGTCATAAAGTTCAGGCATTGTCTTCTTTAAAATGAAGCTCTGGGTCTTGAAGTCATTTTGTTTGTCAGCGAGGTAGAGAGGGTTAAACCACTCCATCAGGGAGTGATACAGTCCATAACGGAGGTTGCTGAAGGACAAAACACAGAGGGAGCAGTTACGCTTCAGTGGGGATTAGGAAGcagtagaaattaaattactggcattattatttttcatcatttgCAAGCACTCCATTTTTCACACTGAGCTCAGGGGTTTTCTGCTCTTTGTCAAGCACAGCCAGGAGGATTCACTGCTCTGAAAGAAGAGATCTCTGGCAGGGCCTACCTCTCCCTGAGGGcttctcccagctctcccaccaGGTCTCGGTGGGGCCCTGTATCCACAGAATTCCAGTTCCAGGACACTGGTGACCCCCAGTTGGTGAAGCCCTCGTGGTGCTTGGTGGTCAGGACCACGTAtctgaaaggagaaaaggacATGGTTGGGATGGCAAAGGAGCAACTGAGATATTTCCCAGCCTCACTGCAAACCCACTGGATAACCACGCTCTGTCATTATCCTTTGAATTCAGAAGCAAATGCAAGAATAAGAGAGGCTTTTAGTGGATTTTAATGCTGGGAAAGAATGAACAGTCAATACTTAGGAAGGAGCAAGACCTGTCATCTCCTCAGCACTCTCAGGGACCTCCAGCACTGTTCAGGGACCCCCACTCCCACAGAGATCCCTGGACTTTCCCCTTCCATCCCCTCACAGAACCATGCATCCTCCTGGGAATAGCCCCATATGCTTCCCAAGCTTTTCCATCCCCTTGGGGACCTCCAGACCTCATTCCCTCTGGGCCTCCCAGACATGCTCTTCCATCTGCTCAGTGACCAGGGACCCCCACTGCCTCACAGATTGCCAGAAAGGGCTCCTCTATACCCTCAGGGACTCCCAAACCCATCATCCATCCCCTCAGGGACACCCCATTCCCTCAGGGACCCTTGGTCATGGCACTCATTCCCTTAGGGACACCCCATTCCCTCAGGGACCCTTGGTCATGGCACTCATCCCCTCAGGGACGTCCCATCCCCTCAGGGACCCTTGGTCATGGCACTCATTCCCTCAGGGACCCTTGGTCATGGCACTCATCCCCTCAGGGATGTCACATCCCctcagggacccccagccatGGCACTCATCCCCTTAGGAACACCCCATTCCCTCAGGGACCCTTGGTCATGGCATTCATCCCCTCAAGGACGTCCCATCCCctcagggacccccagccatggcactcatcccctcagggacccccagccatGGCACTCATCCCCTCAGGGACGCCCCATCCCCTCAGGTTCCCCAAGTCCGGCCATTGCCGGCGCTGACCTGGCCCCGGCCCGCTGGAAGAGCTGTGCCCACTGGCGGGGCTGGAAGTCGTGGGCGGTGAAGCGAGGCGCGAACTCTGCGTAGGTGGTGCCGGGCGGGAAGCGGCGGCGCACGAAGCGCTCGTAGGCGGCATCGTGCCGGCCCTGCCAGTGCCACCAGAACCACTCGGAGCCCCAGGCCGGCACGGAGAACACCCCCCAGTGCACGAACACCCCCACCTTGGCCCGGTCGAACCAGGCCGGCAGCGGCCGCGCGTCCAGGCTGGCCCAGTCCGGGCGGTACCGGGGCTCGGCCAGGCCCGGGCCCAGCGCGGCCGCCACCCAGAGCAGCGCCCGCGCCGCCATCTCCACGTGACGtcaccgccgccgccgcggctcCCCCGGGGACCGCGGGTTCGAGGCTGCGGTCCGACCCCTGCAGCGCCCGCGGCGCGTTCAGCCACAGCAATCCACGGTGTTTGTTCCCACTACATCACAAatcacagctccagctccccacAAGGCTGCCCTGACCCCACTGAGCCACCAGCACTAATTAAATCACGGCTTGTTTGGGGCATTGCCATTATCCTCCAGGAACAGGATCAGCCTCCGGAGCACGATCACGAATATCCCGAGCTGGAAGGGAtgaaggatcatccagtcccatcCCCGGCCCTGCCCAggcaccccaacaatcccaccctgggcatccctgagagcggtgtccaaaccctcctggagctctggcagccttggggctgtgcccatttccctggggagcctgggcagtgcccagcactttagggaagaacctttccctaaatCCAACCTAAACCCACCCAGACACATCTCCAGCTGTTTCCTGGGATCCTGTCCATGGTAACAGAGATTGGAGCTGTCCTTTCAATGCCCTGAAGACTTTGGTAAGTCTCCCTTCAGTGCCCCCTTCTCCAGACCCTCCTCTGCAGCCAAGACAGGCCTGGGCAGGGCTCCCGAACCCTCTCGGGGGCTGGGTTCATCCTCTGGGACACAGGGCAGAGTGCAAGGGCCTCGTGGCCATGCCCCAGCCAGGCTCATCCCTGTTGGAAGCATTTTAGGAGCTGGCAGgagcccagctgctccaggtcaCTGGTGAAGGGCCCTGTACCACTTAATTGTCCATTTAGCTAAAAGTGTTGCTCTTGCATAGtttgcaaaaaaacaaactcaatcAAGTTCCTCATGGTCAAAGTATTTGCCCCAGTTTGGGCTTCAACTTGTCACCTGGAGGACTTTGTGCACTAGGAGTGAAAAAGAAGATAAACCTGGAAAATGGCTTATATGTTTAATCACATAACATCCAACAAACACGTGCATGGTTAGGTCAGTTCTCCTGAAACCTGCTGGAAGAAATGTGCTGCCTGCAAGGTCCAGTCTGTCCCAGCTCTGGCCAAGTCCTTAAGCCACAGTGAGAATGTtccactgaggttggaaaagcccagaccatcaagtccaggctgtgcccagtCCCCACtttgtcaccagcccagagcaccgagtgccacatccaggtgaTACCAGCAGGAATGGGGATTCCAATCCTCCCTGGGCAGCGCCTTCCAAAGCCTGACCaccttttccatgaagaaattcctgctgatgtccaacctgaacctcccttGGTGGGAgattatcacagaatcatggaatatcctgagctggaagggacacctcaaggatcatccagcccaactcctggccctgcacaggacaccccaacaatcccaacCCATGCCTGAGAGCAAAGTCTGTGCACTTTATGTCCCAGCATTGAAGGGTGACACCAGCAGGAGCTGTCTCTATATCAGAGCTGATCCCTCAAATTGCATCAGAAGAGAAAAGTGATCCAGACTTCCTTCCAGCTGAGGGTGTGGATCTCCCCCAGGTGCCTCCCTACATTGCGTGTGTGTCCTCACACACAGTCTCTATCATGGAGGACTTGTGGGTGCTCTCTGCTTCTGGGCTCTCCTCAGTGACCTTCAGCTGCCTCCTGAAGTTGGAGAACACCCTCCTCAGGGAGGAGAACAGCTCCTTGCTCCTCAGGGCGTAAATGATGGGGTTGACCATGGAGTTGAGCAGGCAGAGAGTGCTGCAGAAAGCGAACACCTTGCGCAGGTGGTCGCTCAGCCTGGCGAAGATGCTGTAGATCATGAGCACGAGCACGGGGGACCAGCAGATCATGAGGACAGCCAGCACCATGACCAGGGTTTTGGCCAGCATCACATCCATCCTCATGTGGGTGTTTTGCTTCCCTACCTGTGCCTGGTGCTTCTCCATGTAGGCCACGTGCTGGCGAGCCCTCCAGAGCACGTGGGCGTAGGCGTAGATgatgcagcccagcaggacCATGACAAAGCAGACCCAGCCTGACTGGTAATTGTCATCCACAAAGGGGAACAGCTCGGAGCAGACAGAATCCAGCACGCAGCAGTTCCAGCCCAACAGGGGCAGGCAAGCAATGGTGGCACAGGTCACCCAGAGCACGGCCAGGGCTGTCCAGGCTCTTTTCCTGGTCATCAGGAGCTTGTATTCCGAGGGTCGGCTGATGGAGATGTAGCGGTccagggctgtgagcagcaggctgctgagggaagcagagaaggaTGTGTTCAcccctcccagctgcagcaggaacaccTCCTTGGAGAAACCAGACTTGTTGAACACGTGGAAGTTCACAAAGCTGCAGACAAAGATGATGCTGGCCAGGATGTCAGCCAGGGCCAGGCTGCCGATGAAGAGGTAGGAAGGCTTTTTCCTGATCCCAGGGGAAGATAAAATCAAGTAAAGCACCAAGGAGTTCTCAAAAACACACATTGTCCCAAAGAGGCCACACAGAATGCCAATGCTAATCTTCTGTGCCTGTGTGCTGAGCACCATGAAGCACTCCATGGTGTTCCCACTGCACTTGGAGGCATTTGCAGGTACCCTGCAAGTATCCATGATGGTTATCTGGAGCTGGGACCTCACAgagagccttctgcttccttctgcactTCTTCGGATGCTCTGAAAAAGGTGGAGGTGAAGAGGACTTAAGCAATAAATTCAACCCAAGCACTTCCCCCTCTTTAGAGGGAAGCAAGTAAAATGAAATCAGCCCACAGAGAGCTGCTTTCAGGTCCACGGCCCAAACACTGGAGCCAGCTTCCATGctttcccagcagagctccaggCTTTGTCCCACTGGTGGTTTGGCTAAGACCCACTTCCCACAGCCGAGGACACCCTGGCTGTACCACCTCAGTCTCCTAGGTTGGTTCCTCACCACAAGAGGGAAGCAGCAACGCTGAGAATCCTGAGCCAGCTCTTACCACTCCTCCAGGATTCACTGCTCAGGGCCAAGCAGCACTGGAGGGGAGTGCTGATGGGgacactgccatgggcagagacaggccctgcagaacagcctgtcccactgcagctgccctgggagatgGCTTGGATGGAGAAGGATGGGAGGTATTGCCCTACTAGAGACTCGGTGCAGCTCATCTGGGAATACAAAGTGCACTCTGAAGGATTTATTCCTCACCAAATCTGTTTTAACATATAAAACAACATTGCCCATTACAGCTTTACAAAGTTCACTGCAGTTGTTTCCTCCTCCATCTTCCATGTGGCACAGTCGGAGTGATTACTAGGTATTATTAGAGATTAATTGGAGATTAATATTGGAATACAGGTTGGACATACAAGTGGGTACATACAGGACTGAGACCACCTGAACCTAAGAATCCCTGTCCATACCCAGGCTTTGATTAATTTTATCAATACTTTTAGCATCAGCAGAGGTGTGATGGATGGAAATGCATGATTTTACACAGGGCAGATACTGAGCTACTCAATGTATTCTGCAACAAAAGATGGGTTTTTCTCTGCAGCTCAATGCATTTAACCCCCTTCATCTTCATAACTTGTCCTTCAGGTGTTACTTTCTCCCATTCTTCTGTGGATTGCACTGGTGTTTAAACCAAGCTGTGCTGCTTTGGATTTCAGGGAACAAGGTCATCCTGGGTTAGACAGCAGCTGTGGGATACCCCAAACCTGCCTGAATTACTGCAAAATGTTGTGCCCAAGCCCATGGAACAGGATCCCCGCTTCCCAAAAGCTTCCAAGATCCCTCATCCAGGTAATGGGATCCTGAGTTCCCTCTGCTGGAGAGGAGAGCACGGAGCTGAGAGTGTTCCCTTTCCCCCAGAACAAACAAGTcactgtccctccctgcccttggctctcTTGTGAAAGAGGAAATGTCCCAAACACGCgagccacagccaggctgtgtgACAGccacagagcagtgccagggctgctaACACCTGTACCCCTGCCTCTGTGGTTCCTCTGCCTGCTGTGTGAAACTCAGCTGCTGGTGGAGGGGACAACAAACTCTGTCCATGACATCTCAGCAGTGACTCAAGTTTTATAACTAGTATTTCCTTCCCCACTGATTTCCCCCAACACTCATCACTCTTCCTGTGTTTCAAGAGTTGCAAAATACGCTCAGTGACTCGAGAGGCTGCCTGGGAGCTGACAGAGAAGAGCTCCAGCCCCACATTTTACTCCTGAGCCTGTCAGGGCTGGGACATCAGTGACCGCAGGGAGTTCAGTGCATGttacaggcagagcagggcaatCCTGATGAGGATTTCTTGGCATTGCAGACTGGAGGAGTCCTGGATTTGGAGCTGATGTGTGGCTGAGTGTTGCAGCAAACTGCCCTCCTCTTACATCAGGCTCCTGCATGGGGCAACAACACAGGAGCAGGATATTGCCCTCGGATCTCAGCGCTCTCATTTCCTGCAGCCCTTCACAGGAACaccacacaggcagcaggaattaCCAACTGCTGTTATTAAACCTGACAACATCCCTCCCTCTGGAGAGAGATGGATTTAGCAGACAGATGGACTTTTCATATAGCAGGACTCACCAGGGACCACTGGAGCAGCAACTGCCTCAAGTCTCCAAACCTCCCCAGCATCCAAACCAAGACATCTCTTCATTAAGCATCACCTTGGCATCCATTATCTGCAGCCAGCATTCCCAGGACCATCGTAAATCCTCAAACTAGCAGTTGTGCAATATCCAACTAACATCTTTAGGAGCCTGGAAACCACTGAACACCAGGCAAGGGAGTGAAGGCAGCAAAATGCCATCCCTGATGTTATGTTGCTTGGGGAGAGAATCTGCTTATAATGTTAAAATAACTCCTGTGCAGCCTGTCCTGGCTCAGCTCTCTCCactaaattgaaaaaaaaactcagGTTCAAAGTCCTGTGCTGGACTCACAGCAATTAGCCAGCCCCAGTCTTCCTCTCCCACATCTGTTCTGCCTCAGGCTGAATGACAAGGACAGATCTCTTTGCTCCCCCAGACCCTCCTTGCAGCTCCTGTGTCCATGAGGGAAAGCACAGGGCTTTGCTCCAGCAAAGGGTCTCTTCTGCATGAGCATGAAAACACAGGCAGTGCCAAGAGCTCCTCTACTTccacttcctttccttcttcttttttttttttttaattttgcttttttggccACAAAGCTGTTTTTTCCTGCCCAGGGGACATTTTCCTCTTGTCAGGTGGGCCCCTGGATTAGTCTGTCCGtggcctctgctccctgcctaGCTTAGCTCCTGGGTAAAGTGCCAGCCCATATCTGGCTCCTGGGGGAGAGCTGACCTGCAGCATCCTCCATGGGGCAAGTCCCACTTCCAGGGTGGAAACCCcctttcccagagcagcatctccacctccctgggaattccagccccagGCATGGCTGTGCACGTCCCCACACCCAGCCTGGCAAGCCCAGGGAGTCAGAGCCCCATGGGCTGACAGCTCAGCTCAACAAGAAAGAGCCAAGTGGCTTCTGGCCCTCCTTTAGATCCAGGGGCAGTGGCACAGAGGGACTGGTTCCCTGGAAGTGCAGCAGTAGAGCTGAGATTCCCTGGGTTTCTGCACAGGATTAACTCTCTGATCACAGCACAGCATCTCCTGCCAGCAGGAAGGCCCAGGGTAGGGAATATTTTACCAAAATAACGTGTCCTTGCAATAgacaaccccccccccagcaACAAGAGCAGAGCCCCAGGAAACAACACAATGAATGAATGAGGAATGAGTTATTAGGAACAGAATCCAGATAAGATAATTGGGAATGCAACATATTCCTGAAAAAGCCTCAATGATTGCaaagtgcccagagcagcagaaaaaccTCCCCACCCATTAGATCTGCTGTGAGCCCACTCACTCCAGCCCAATAACTCCAACTGGCTTCGGGGGAAATTAAATTTACAAATGAAAAAgcccttttccttctcagtgCCTCGCTGCAACTGATTCCAGCTGTCGGGCTCGCGGTGCCTCGCACGCAGCAGCACCATTCCTGCTTCCACTTGGGATGGCTTCTGCATTCACAGAGCCATCACAGCATCCTGCTGATCAAAAAGTTACATACCAGTTGCTTAGataatgtaaaattaaattttcctgCTGCAATCAGCCAGTGCATTGTGCCTGCAGTGCTCTGAAAGCGCTGCTCTTCAATATTTCATGTTCAGAATATCTGAGAGTTTTGAGCTTTACAGTATAATAAAATGTCTTAAATTATTACCTACAATGAACAAGTGCAGTGATTTATGCAAAAATTGTCACTAATGCTTGCAAATTTCATTTGCTGAAAAAGCAAAGTATCTTTTACTTTGCAAACATTTTAGTTTAGATGTGATTTCTTGGTTTAGTTGCAGAAGTTTTTCCATCATTTTGGAATTAActtagacacttccagggatggggcagctacagctgctctgggcaacctgtgccaggacctc
Above is a genomic segment from Cinclus cinclus chromosome 26, bCinCin1.1, whole genome shotgun sequence containing:
- the FUCA1 gene encoding tissue alpha-L-fucosidase, with the protein product MAARALLWVAAALGPGLAEPRYRPDWASLDARPLPAWFDRAKVGVFVHWGVFSVPAWGSEWFWWHWQGRHDAAYERFVRRRFPPGTTYAEFAPRFTAHDFQPRQWAQLFQRAGARYVVLTTKHHEGFTNWGSPVSWNWNSVDTGPHRDLVGELGEALRESNLRYGLYHSLMEWFNPLYLADKQNDFKTQSFILKKTMPELYDLVLKYKPDLIWSDGDWEAPDSYWNSTSFLAWLYNDSPVKDTVVVNDRWGRGCSCRHGGFYNCADKYRPGTLPDHKWEMCSSLDKLSWGYRSNMSLAEVMDVMSVIEELVQTVSLGGNYLLNVGPTKEGVIVPIFQERLLALGRWLETNGEAIYESQPWRVQMENTTDTVWYTSKGPVVFAIFLLWPRDSVLHLSSPIPSPGTQVTLLGFGGTLEWQNHPGKGMLITLPYMLPSPLPPQSGWAVKLEGVK
- the CNR2 gene encoding cannabinoid receptor 2 gives rise to the protein MDTCRVPANASKCSGNTMECFMVLSTQAQKISIGILCGLFGTMCVFENSLVLYLILSSPGIRKKPSYLFIGSLALADILASIIFVCSFVNFHVFNKSGFSKEVFLLQLGGVNTSFSASLSSLLLTALDRYISISRPSEYKLLMTRKRAWTALAVLWVTCATIACLPLLGWNCCVLDSVCSELFPFVDDNYQSGWVCFVMVLLGCIIYAYAHVLWRARQHVAYMEKHQAQVGKQNTHMRMDVMLAKTLVMVLAVLMICWSPVLVLMIYSIFARLSDHLRKVFAFCSTLCLLNSMVNPIIYALRSKELFSSLRRVFSNFRRQLKVTEESPEAESTHKSSMIETVCEDTHAM